Genomic DNA from Nitrospinota bacterium:
CAAAATAGAGATCGTAGGCGAGAAACTGCGCGGAATGATGCCATGGATCGGCAAAAAGATCCAGGACTGATCAAACAATGAAAATTGCAAGCGACGCATGGATGTTTGTTATCCCGCTCCTTCTTGGGGGCGGGATCGTTTACGCAACCGGATACAGGGGTGCGAGCCTCGTATTTATCGCCCTCGCGTTATTCGTTATGTTCTTCTTCCGCGATCCGGAGAGAGAAATCCCGCAGGACGCAAACGGCATCGTCTCCCCAGCCGACGGAACCATCGTAAGGATAGATCACGACTGGCTGGACGATTCAACCGGGGAGAAGAAAACCAGAGTTTCGATATTTCTCTCCATTTTCAATGTCCACATAAACCGCTACCCTATAGCGGGCAAGGTGATAAAGAAAGAGTTCATTAATGGCAAGTTCCTCGCCGCTTTCAACCATATGGCCTCGGAAGAGAATTCCCGCACCGTGGTAGTCATCGACACCCCCTATGGGAAAGTGACAATCAAACAGATTGTCGGCCTGATTGCGAGGCGGATAGTATGCAGTACCAACGTTGGGGATACCGTCGCAAAAGGGGAAAGGTTCGGCCTTATGAGGTTCGGCTCCCGTATGGATGTAATCTTCCCTTCAACCGCCGAAGTAAAGGTAAAGCTGAAGGACAAGGTTCAGGGCGGGATATCCACCATCGCAATTCTTGCGAAATAACCACCTTTTTGGTGTAAAATCTAGCTGATATGGATGAATTACAGGAAACCGATTCACCCAAACTCGGCAACAGGCTGAAAAAGGGTGTCTATCTCCTCCCGTCGCTAATCACCACGATGGGCTTTTTCAGCGGCTTCTACGCCCTGATCGCGGTGTTCAACGAAAACTACTACTACGCCGCATGGGCCATCATCTTTGCCGGCCTCTGCGATTTCCTCGACGGCAAGGTAGCCCGGATGACAAATACGACCTCAGAATTTGGAATGCAGTACGATTCGATGTCCGACCTTATGGCCTTCGGTATCGCTCCGGCATTCCTCGCCTACTCGTGGGTTCTGCAACCCTATGGCCGAGTAGGCTGGATGGCGGCATTCCTATACGCGATATGCGGCGCGCTCCGCCTCGCCCGTTTCAATACCCACGCTTCCACCGGGACGCTTGACGACAAGTTCCTCGGCCTCCCTATACCGGCGGCGGCGGGATTCATCGCAACGCTTGTCATACTCACAAAGGATTTCCTTGTGATCGAAAAAGTGCATCCAATGATAATCGTTGCCACCGTTTACATGCTCGCGTTCCTCATGGTCAGCAACATCCGCTACATCTCATTTAAGAAGCTTGGATTCAGCAAAAGGAGGCCGTTCCGGTTCCTGGTCTCGACGATTCTATTCATATATGTTATCGCCACAATACCGGAGCTGATGCTCTTCGTCATGGCGGTTATCTATGTCTCTTCCGGCCCGGTCGACTGGATCTATCGCAGGTGGTTCAAGAAAAACTACGAGGAAGAAGAGCCGATCTCTCATATATGATCTCGTCGTCCCCACCTGGGACGTGCCGCACTACCCTCTCCCCTAGCTCAACACTCAATCGGTAAAACCCGTCAGGTTCTCTTGCCAGGTGTAAGACCGTTGTCTCTGGGAAATATCTCTTCATCTTGCCGGTGAGAGGAGCAGTACGCTTCAAATCCTCTCGGTTCAGATATCAATCTTTTCAGCTTGATGGAATTGTGGGACTTCATCGAATCAGTTTATGGTCGGGATGAGAGGATTTGTCACTCTCGCGGCAACATCGTGTTGCCGCTCCAGCGACCCCGACTCCCTGCCTAAATTGACTTCCTGTCAATTTGCCCTCCTTGTTCGGTCGGCCCGGCAGTACGCTTCAAATCCTCTCGGTTCAGATATCAATCTTTTCAGCTTGATGGAATTGTGGGACTTCATCGAATCAGTTTATGGTCGGGATGAGAGGATTTGAACCTCCGACCCCTCGCTCCCGAAGCGAGTACTCTACCAGACTGAGCCACATCCCGACTAGGTAGCCAATTCTAGCATAAAGCGGGATACTCATGGTATTCCGCTTTTTCCAATTAGAGCTTCGAGAAAATATGCTGGTTGTCAAAACAGAAAATTTTTCAATATACGAGACTCAAATAAGGATTCAAATATTGAAAAACATTTCTCTTGCCTAAACCGACAGGCTTTAATACGCTTGGACAATACCCTTGGAGAGACAGATGAACAGTAAACATATTTTAATCGGTGCAATAATCGCGGCTGTATCAATGGCATCACTCTATACTTCCGTAAGCCACGCCCCGAAACATGAGCGCCATACCGGAAAGGCAATTCCTGGAGAGATCGAAATAAGGGAGATCCTCGCACGTGAGGGTGGAGGGATACATGGGTACAACAGGGTCAGCGGCATGCTCACCGATATATTGAGAGAACAAAAACGCCTTTTTAAAAACGCGCATGGCGATGTACCTAATGAGATTGCGGACAGGGTTGAAGTAATGGTAAACGATGCCGGCCTCTACGCCAGCCAGAAAAATTACGATAAATGCTATCGCTCGCTAGAAGAGGCGCTCGACACTCTTGCAATAGCAATAACGGAATTGAACGGAGAAAAGTAATTCCGCCTGATGACCTCCGCCAATAATATTGAAAATCTCTGCATCTACGGTGTCGGCGGAGTCGGGGGTTATTTTGGAGGAAAGATACTCAGCAGCGCCCTCAAAAATCAAAACGGTTTTCCAAAGACATACTTTATCGCGCGCGGAGAACATCTAAACGCTATCCGGCGCAGCGGACTCTCCCTCGTTACCCCGTCCGCCACATTTACCGGAAAACCAACAGTTGCCACCGACGACGTAGAGAGTATCCCATGCCCCGACTTGATCCTCCTCTGCGTAAAAAGTTATGGACTTGATGAAGCTATGAATGCCTTAAAGAAAAAGGTGAAGGAAAACACGGTGATAATTCCACTTTTGAACGGCGTAGACATCTACGAGAGGATCAGGACACATATCAACGTCGGCATTCTCTTCCCTGCCTGCGTATTCGTCGGAACGCATATTGATTCCCCCGGGATCATCAGACAGAACGGAGGTAACGGCAGGATCCTTTTCGGCAGGGATCCTCAACACCCGGAATTCATCCCGGAAAGCTCAATAGATTTCTTCAAGAAAGCCGAAATTGATTTCAGCTGGATGGACGACCCATATCCCGCCATATGGGGGAAATTCATTTTCATCGCGGCGTTCGGCCTTGTTACTGCACGATCTGGCTGCACCCTCGGGGAACTTATGAAGGATGATGCTCAGGTGAGAAGTGTACTTGAAGTGATGGGTGAAATTAAAGTGATCGCGCAGGCGAAGGGTATTCTCCTGCCTGAAAATATTATTGGTGAATCACTGGCAAAAGCAAACAACTTCCCGCCGGAAACAAAAACTTCCTATCAAAGGGATATCGAATCAGGAGGGGGGAAAAATGAAGGGGACCTTTTCGGCGGTACCATAATCAGGCTAGGGGAAGAGCTTTCGGTTCCCACACCGGTGACGAAAACCATCTACTCGGATATCCATCGACGCTTCCCCTAGCTTCTTCTAAGTTTAAATTTTCTGAATGGTTCTTTCTGCTTCCATCCCTTCCTTGCGCGGAAGCGCTTAAGGAGGGGCCGGGGGTGGTTTGCATTTATCATTCGCAATTGTCGAATCATGACACGACAGGATGTATTATGTAGTTATGTGCGGAAGGTTCACCCAAACGGCAACCACGGAACAGCTTATCGAAGAGTTCATGCTCGACGAATCGTTCGAAGCGGAAGCGCGATACAACATAGCCCCGACGCAGACTGTCGCCGCCGTTCGTGAGAGCGAAGGGAAAAGAAAGCTCGCCCTCCTCAAGTGGGGACTTGTCCCGTCATGGTCGAAAGATCCCACCATTGGCGTAAGGATGATAAACGCGCGCTCAGAAACGGTCGCCGAAAAACCGTCATTCAGGTCGGCATTCAAGAAGAGGCGGTGCATCGTCCCGTCCACCGGTTTCTACGAATGGCAGAAGGTGGATGCGAAAAAGGAACCCTACTTCATCGGGATGCGGGGAAGAAATGTGTTCGGCATCGCCGGGCTATGGGAATCGTGGGAGGGGCCGGACGGCTATCTCGAAACCTGCACACTTCTGACAACATCGGCCAACGAACTTGTAAAGAGTATTCACGAACGAATGCCGGTAATACTTTCGCACGATGATTACGGGAGATGGCTTGATATGAAAACAACGGCTGACGAACTCCACGCTCTCTTTCGTCCTTTCTCAACGGAGATGATGGAGATGTACAGGGTCGATAAACATGTAAACTCCCCAAAGAACGACGACCCCTCCTGCATTGCGCCGGTTTGATTTACCTATAGCGGAATATCAGTCATCGCAATACAGTTGTCATTCCCGCGAAGGCGGGAATCCAGACCTTTTTTTTCACGAACACTGGATCCCCGTCTGCTCGGGGATGACAAAATAAATATACCGACAATCTACGCAACGTGAAACTCTACTGCGCTTTTGAGGAGAGATTGCTTCGCTGCGCTCGCAATGACGTGACACAGAAATAAGTTGCTCCTTCGGAGCAAACACAGACTGAAGTCTATGCTACCAAAGAAAGACGGCTTCGCTGCGCTCGCAATGACGTGGCACAGAAATAAGTTGCTCCTTCGGAGCAAACACAGACTAAAGTCTATGCTACCAAGAGCAAACACAGACTAAAGTCTATGCTACCAAAGAAAGACGGCTTCGCTACGCTCGCAATGAATTGAATACAAACCTACAGCGCGCGTAGCGATTCGACGTTGAGCGTCACCGCGCCGAATTCCACCTCCACCTTCCCGCGGACGAAGTACGGCTTGTGGCTCTCAAGTATCCCTATGTACTTGTCGTAGACCTTCGGAAAGAAGACTGTCTCGAGTATCCCGGTCTCATCCTCGAAGGTTATGAACTTCATCGCCTCCCCCTTTTTCGTCTGCACCGTCTTCCCGGTTATCAGCCACCCTGCCAGCCCCACCCTCTTGCCGATATGCTTCTCGATATCCTTGACCTTTACCGGCTTCGCCTCCGCTACCGTTTTCTCGTAAAGAACTATCGGATGGCACCCGCACAAAAAACCTAGCGATGAATACTCTCTTCGCACTTTTTCGATCTCCGTCTCCGGCGGAAGTTTCAGTTCCCTTACCGATGCGTCGCCGTCGAAAATGCCCGACGCTCCCCCCTCTTCCCTCCTCTTGCGCCATAAGGCAAGTTGCCACAAAAGTTCCGCCTGGCTCCTCCCCTTCTCCAGAGATTCAAACGCGCGTGAGTATATGAGGGAGCGCGCCTCGTCCTCCGCCGGAATAACGAGCGAAAGAAAATCGCTAAAACTCCGATACCCATCTGCCGGGCGCGCGAAAACAGTTCTCTCCATCGTTGCGGTGCTCAGATTCGACACCGATTGCAAACCGACGCGCATCCGCTTCGCATTCCCCTTCCATTTGATATCGCTTTCATTTATGTCCGGCGGGAGCACTACACACCCCATACGCTTCGCTTCGGATACATAGGCGAACTCGCTGTAAAATCCGCCGCGGTTGCTTATCACCGCCGCCATGAACTCCGCGGGGAAATGGCTCTTCAAGTATGCCGACTGGAACGACACCCTCGCGTAGCTCGCGCTGTGCGGTTTGCAGAACGAGTAGCCGTCGAAACTGAGTATCATCCGCCATATCTCATCTATCTGCTTCTGCGTCACCCCGTTCTTCGCGGCGCCGGAGGCGAATTTCTCCTTCAACTGCTCAAGCTTCCCCCCCTTGTCCTTCTTCGACATTATCTTCCTCAGGAGGTCCGCCGCCGAATGCGAGAAACCGGCAAGCGAAACCGCCACCTTCGATACGTCCTCCTGATAGACCATGATGCCGTACGTTTCATCGAGCACATTCTCAAGGAGCGGATGAATAGGCTCCCACTCTCCCCCATGCAGACGTCGTAGATACTCGCGCAGAAATTCGTTCGCCGCCGGGCGGATGATGGAGCTGTGTATGACCATATGTTCGAAATCCCCCGTTCCAGCCTTCTTCTGCAACAGCCGCGTGGCGGGACTTTCTATGTAAAAACAGCCCATCGTATCCCCCTTCGAAACCGACTTCTGCGTTTCGGGATCATCCTCCGGCTCCCACCGCGATTCGTCGAAGTGACGGCCGTTCCTCCTTATCTCCGCTATGGCGTCTCGTATCACTCCAAGGCTCCGGTTGCCGAGGAGATCTATCTTCACCAGCCCCCCCTCCTCCGCACCTTCTTTCTCCCACTGGATGACAGGTACACCTTTCCTTGCCATCTCCAGCGGGACGTAGCCGTCGATACGCTTCGGCGTTATCACCACGCCGCCGGGATGCACCGAGAGGTTGCGGGGTGTGCCGACAAGCATCGACGCCAGTTTCAGAATTTCCGGCCAGGGGTATCCGAAATCGATCCCCCGCATCTGCGGCATGCTTTTGAACACCGTCTCCATTCCGGTGCTCCTGTCGTGATAAGTCCACGGCACCTTTTTTGAGACGTTTGATATCTCCCGCTCGCCGAGGCCGAACACCTTCGCCGTCTCCCTCACCGCCATGCGCGGCTGGAAAAAAACATGATTGCATACCATCGCCGAATGCCCAACGTGCTCTTCGAGTACCGACGCGATTACATCGTCCCGCTCGTCCCAGGCGAAATCGACATCGATGTCCGGCGGATCGACGCGACCCGGATTGAGAAAACGCTCGAAGTAGAGGTTGTGCTTCAGCGGGCAGACATTCGTGATGCCGAGCGCGTACGCCACGAGCGACGCCGCGCCGGAACCGCGGCCGCATATGCGCGGGCTTCGCCTCACGATGTCGCGCACCACGAGGAAGTAGGCGGAAAAACCTTTCTCTCCTATCACCTTCAGTTCATACTCGAGCCGTGCTCTTGCCGCATCGCTTATGATGCCGTACCTCCACATAGCCCCCCTGTAAGCCTCCCGGCGCAGAGCCTCATCGGGTGAAATCCCGTTCCCCCCCCACGAAGGGAAGATTATCGGATTCTTCGGTCCGTCGAATTCGCAAAGATCCGCAAGATCTTCCCCCCCCGTCAACGCCTCCGGCATGATGCCAAAACGCCTTTCGTACTCTTCCGGCGGAGCGATCCACGCGCTTTCCGGCGCAAGCTCTTCGGGAGAGAGACGCGATAAAGAGGTGTTGAGCGCGATGGCGCGCAAGAGCTTGTGAAAACCGTAACCGCCGGGGCGGAGAAAGAACGAATCGGCCACGGCAACGCAAGGGAGACCGAGCCTTCGCGCGACGCTCCGCGCTTTTGCCGAGAGCTCGTTTACGCTTCGCGGCACGGCTGCGCCGACATCAAGACCGGCTGAATGCCACCGCTCGAGAATCGTTTCATCGGTCGTCACGATAAAAAGTCCGCCGCCGTTTTCTATCGCGCCGCTTTCGAGGGAGAAAGCGGTATCCTGTTTGCGTGAGGTGATGAGGCGGCAGAGGTTTGAATATCCCTCGGCATTTTTCACGAACATGAATGCCGAAGCGTTCGACGAAATATCCGTAATCTCCGCGCCGACTATCGCTCTTATCCCCTCCTCTTTGCACGCCTTGAGGAAAGGCCAGAGGCCGTAGAGGTTATCCCTGTCGGTAAGCGCCACCCGCTCGTAGCCGAGTCGCGCGGCGTACTTTACCAGTTCCTTCACCGGGGCTGTCCCCTGCATGAGAGAGTAGTGCGAACGGACACCGAGCAGAGAACGGAACGGACGGATGCGCGCGTTATCCCTCTTCACGGCGCATCACCCCCGAACGTCCTCCCAGTCATTACCGCACCCTTGCCGAAGCGGACGCGTATCGAATCAAACGCCTTGTCGAGCGGACGGGGGGCGCTGATGCCATTCCCGGATACGGTAAAGAAGTCGAGCTGAAGTTCCATCGGGGATAGTTTTTCGCAGGCGATGCGTATATGGCGTATTCTCACCCTCCTTGTCCACGCACTGTTTAATGCTTTCAGCGCGATATCGAATATATCCGAGTTCGACGAAACGGGAGCGGACGCAGAGGACTTCTTATGAACGCGGTTTCCGTCGCAGTAGTCGACAAGAATGTTTACCTCTCTCAAGGCGAGGCGCCGTCCGCGCAGTTCCATGCCGACGCGCTCCACGCATCCGTAGAGCGCGGAATCCAGAAGCGAAGCATCGTTCGTATCCGGCTTGAATGTGTGACCCGATTCAATCTTCCCCTTGCCGTCGTTCTGGCAGAGGAGCTGGGAATAATCTATTCCGCGCACCTTTTCAAAGATGGTGCGCGCACGCTTTCCGAAGAGGACGTCGAGCTGTACCGGCGAGAAGGGGCGAACAGCGCCGGCTGTGACGATGTTGAGTTCCCGGAAGCGCTCTATCTCCTCACCGAAAAGGCCGGGAAGGAGGTTCAGGCGTATAGGCTCGATGAACTTCTCCTCGTCGCCGCCGTTTACGATGTACTCTCCGAGCGGTTTGACGAGACGTGTGGCGACCTTGGCGACAAGCTTGTTGGATGCGACAGACCATATAGGGTTCAGGCGTATGTCGCCGATTATCGATCTGCGGACGCGCTCGGCCACATCCTGCGGAAAACCGAAGAGGCGGCGCGTCCCGGTCACATCCATGAAGAGGTGTCCGTCGCCGTTCCCATGCTCCACCAGGCGGGAGAAGGGGTAGGCATGCTTTACGAACGCCTTCATTGCGCGCTCGTAGAGGTCGAACTTCGGCGGAATGATAACGGCGGTGCGCGCAAGACGTTTCGCTCGTGAGAGGGACATCCCCTTGCGAACTCCTTCGCGGAACGCCTCGTCGCTCATGTCGAAAACGGTGGAGCGCGGTCCGCCGTCCGGGGCGATGATGAGCGGCCTCGTCCTGAACCGCCTGTCCGCCACACGCTCCACGCCGACTGCGAAATCGGCGATGTTTAGATGTATTACCTGCTTTTCCATCGTTGCTCCTTTGCGCCGGCAACAGCCGACTTATGCCGCCTTCCATGACCCGAAAGCGCCCTCTCCCTTTTAAGGCAAAAGCGGACACCCCATCTCTATACCGAAAATAACACGAAATTTAACAGCAGGCAAATAAATACCGAAAAATCGGCAAGAAGGGGTGTAAATAGCGGCTGAAAGCGGAAATCACGGAGTTAAATCGACCTAATCAATGCCTCTATCGGGTATCATGTTCATGTATGCGAAGATTGAACAGTTCGCTTCTTGCTAGGGGAGTAGCTAAATGGTTTTGGATATCGTGAATGTCCGTATAGGCAAATTATGGCTGGATGACGATAACATCATCCGCTATGTCGTAAATCCCGGCATGGATGAAAGCCTTGATGACGTCATTGAAGTCGTAAAGGCTTTTGATGAAATAAGAAAAGACAAAATATACCCTTTCCTTGGAGATATCAGGGGGGCAAAGTCTATCAGCAGGGAAGCAAGGCAGTATGTGGCGAAATCGATCGTTTCTTCCGCGTCTGCAATTATTGTCGGATCACCTGTCAGCCAAATGCTCGGCAATTTTGTCCTCCGGTTCCACAGATCGGAGATCCCGCAACGACTCTTCACTTCTGAGGACGAAGCGACCAGGTGGCTTAAAGGTTTCTTATAGTAGATGTAGAAAAGCCGGGAGTTTATTTCTCCCGGCTTTAAAACATGCGTTACTCTTCACCGTTGGGGGTTTGCCGGCATTGCCGGCGCTTGCGTTCTTTCTAGCCAATCAACGTGTAATAGAAAATCGGCAGCGCAAAGAGAGCTGTCAAGGCGCTTAAGCCTACTCCCTCAACAAATCCATCCTTGGTCGTGCAGTAGTCGCCTAAACATACCTGATCTTTTTTATTAATGTCTCTCTTTTCCATGGTGCACCTCCTGTACTGATGTACATAGTTGTTAACGCTATCCCGCTTGGACAGCTGTTATTTGTAATCTTGGTGATATATAGGTGCATATCCTATGCCATTTATAATTGGCTGATATTTGTGGTAGTTGGAAAATCGCGCTTGAAAAACCGGGATGCAATCGTAGCAATTCACTGAACTGACGCGGTTTTTTTGATCTCCGGTGATTTGCACCGCAGTACGCATATTGAATTATTACTCGCGCACATTGCAGAAAGTATGGCTGAAATAAAAAAAGCCGACCCCCCTTTTAGGGCGGGTCGGCCACGCAGTTTTTTTTCTGCGCTTTGGGGGTTGCTCAAATGAACCTGTTATACGTACCGGATTTTGTTAGCATGCCAGTTGCTGAGCATATAGGCTCTGTTCATAAAGACCCTTAACTTCTTTCAAAACTTCTGAAACGTCTGTCGGCAAACCTTCCGGAAGGATAGGGACTACCTTTTCCTTCTCCCTGAAGTCCTCTTGCAGGCATTTCAGTTCGTTGCACAGAATGATGGTTTCTATCATCGACTCCAGGTCCTTCCTGTAAGTATCCGGAAGATCCTTTTTCACGATGTTTTTCACGTTGTCGATATAAACCATTTCAAGCTCTGATTCCGTTTCGGCCTTCACGGACGCTGAGTGTTTCCCATCATCCTTGAACATTGCCATTACTCCAAGCATCACCGGCCTCTGTCCCTTCTTAACCTCTACCGTGTTTACTTTCTTCCCTTTTGAGAAGATCGAGACCTTTCCATTAACCAGGCGGTACATGAAATACGCTGGAACCTCATTCTTGCCGATGATCCATTCCCCTGCTTCAAATTTTGTCAAATCCATTATCATCCCTTTCTAGTTCGTTGTTCGAATAACCGGAGTATTACCAAACAGGTTTACATACCTGTCACCCATGTCCTGTCTTGGAATAACAACTTTCGATTTCCTCCAGAGCTTTGTGCTGGTCTGGAAAAGCGCCCATGCGTTATCCTCTTTGTTTATCTTTGCTGTCCTTATATCGGCTCCCTTATTTTTTGACCATGCATCGGTACCCCTTACGAAAAGGGAATATGCCTTGACGTCCTCAACTGCAAACGCAGGTGCTGTAAAAAGACCAACTAAAAGTGCTGCCATTATCACTGTCCTGTTTTTCATATCCAAACTCCTTTTTAAAATATCTGTTTTTACCTGTTTAAATCACTAAATCTATTTCAATAACCTCTATCCCTTACGACTTCCTGTCTTGATCACCTCCATTCGTTTAATTATCTTTTTTGTAACTTTGTCAATTTAGCTGGAATATAAAAGCAATCCCTGTGCCATTGCATCGTCATAAGATATCTATCTGTTTTTATAAGCATTTCATGCATTTAATGAGATTTAAGGTATCTTTGCGATAGCAAGCATGTGTATGTTTTTTTATCTATATGCTATTACATGTCTCTTTTTTTACACTTTTACTGCTTCGTGAAAATGAAATGTCTTAAATATGATATATTTTCCTGCCAGAATCTCTCCTCCAAGAGGGTGTTACCGGGTGACCAAAGGGGTAAAGCTCTTTCCACCGTTCAGATAATGAATGGAGTTTTACCAGATACGGGAAATATCGAAAGACGGAATGATCATCCCCTATGTTGATATTTACCCACCGATTGCATGAGGGTAAACGATAATTGTTTTTATCCGATGTATTTTTTGATACGGGATGAAAAATCTTCCGCGATTATCGGCTTGATGATGAAATCATCCGCTCCGCTTTGCATGGCAATTGCTCTTGTTTCAACATCCTTCTGCGCGGTTACAACAATGATTGGGATCTGTTTCAGTGTACTGTTTTTCCTCAGGATTGAGATCAGCTTCATCCCGTCCATCCCCGGCATTCTCAGATCGGTTATTATCAGGTCGGGAGTAGCATTTTCCAGGATTTCAATCGCTTCATTGCCGTCCCTGGCTTCCATTACTTCGACGCCGCTACACATTAGTGATACCCCATGCACGAATCTCATATCGTAGTCGTCGTCTATCAGAAGCACCTTTGGTATTCTTTGTGGCAATTCAATATGGAAGGTGCTCCCTTTTCCTTCTACCGATTCCGCGATCAAATTCCCGCCATGTGCCTTGACTATTTCCATGCAAAGCGGAAGCCCGACACCGGCACCTGCTTCTCCAGCAGTTCCGAATGTATTTTTCCTGCTCCCGTATTCAAACAGCTTTTCAAGCTTTTCCCTTTCAATCCCCCGTCCGGTATCCGCCACTGAAATAGTCGAAGGCCTATCTTCAGGAGAGTAAAGCGATATAACATCGTTTTTAGAGCAGAATTTAATAGCGTTAGACACAATATTCGAGATGACCTGGCACATAAGCATTCTATCCCCGTAGATACGGGTATTCTTGGGGATATCATTCAATAGCGTTATCCCTTTTGCTTCTGCCAATTGCCTGAACTCTTCCACGATGCCGTAGCCGATAAAATATGCATCATGGAATTTGCATACTGGTTTCATGGTTTCATTGAATTTCATACCGTCTCTGGCTCCAACCGAATTATTGGATTTACCATTAATTCTGAAAAGCCTATGCAAACTCAATCTATGGAAATAATCACCTACATTCATATTTACATTCATAAAGGAAAGCGCCCTATTTGCCATAGATAATTTTTTATAGGAAATGATAATCACCCCAACTCCAAATGAATCGATGAACTCAATATTTTCGAGGTCTATGATAATCTCCCCTTTATTTGAAGCATTTAAAATGTCGTCAAATGCCTTTTTTACCAAAAATCCATCCATGAATGTAAGCGTTCTTAAAGTGTCAAATTTGACCAGCGTTTGATTATCTTTGACAACCATTGTCACCATAGAAAACTTTATCCTTTATACAAAATAATTGTCATTACATCGCAATTCACAAACAGCATATCGGCCTCTGGTTCACACGGATATTTGACTGACGAAACTCGAATGTTAAAAGACAAACTCCCCGATCGACGAATGTTACCCTTTTTTAAAAACCCCTATTAAATAATCCTCAATATCTCTACTTAATTTTGTAAATGAACTTTTTTTAAAGGTGGAACGCCCCTTTTCTGAAGGTCTTTTATAGCCATTTCCGGTATTTATAACCTGCGTAAGGAAAAGGCAGTATTTTTTCCGGATATCGTG
This window encodes:
- a CDS encoding cyclic nucleotide-binding domain-containing protein encodes the protein MDLTKFEAGEWIIGKNEVPAYFMYRLVNGKVSIFSKGKKVNTVEVKKGQRPVMLGVMAMFKDDGKHSASVKAETESELEMVYIDNVKNIVKKDLPDTYRKDLESMIETIILCNELKCLQEDFREKEKVVPILPEGLPTDVSEVLKEVKGLYEQSLYAQQLAC
- a CDS encoding SOS response-associated peptidase, coding for MCGRFTQTATTEQLIEEFMLDESFEAEARYNIAPTQTVAAVRESEGKRKLALLKWGLVPSWSKDPTIGVRMINARSETVAEKPSFRSAFKKRRCIVPSTGFYEWQKVDAKKEPYFIGMRGRNVFGIAGLWESWEGPDGYLETCTLLTTSANELVKSIHERMPVILSHDDYGRWLDMKTTADELHALFRPFSTEMMEMYRVDKHVNSPKNDDPSCIAPV
- a CDS encoding DNA polymerase III subunit alpha → MKRDNARIRPFRSLLGVRSHYSLMQGTAPVKELVKYAARLGYERVALTDRDNLYGLWPFLKACKEEGIRAIVGAEITDISSNASAFMFVKNAEGYSNLCRLITSRKQDTAFSLESGAIENGGGLFIVTTDETILERWHSAGLDVGAAVPRSVNELSAKARSVARRLGLPCVAVADSFFLRPGGYGFHKLLRAIALNTSLSRLSPEELAPESAWIAPPEEYERRFGIMPEALTGGEDLADLCEFDGPKNPIIFPSWGGNGISPDEALRREAYRGAMWRYGIISDAARARLEYELKVIGEKGFSAYFLVVRDIVRRSPRICGRGSGAASLVAYALGITNVCPLKHNLYFERFLNPGRVDPPDIDVDFAWDERDDVIASVLEEHVGHSAMVCNHVFFQPRMAVRETAKVFGLGEREISNVSKKVPWTYHDRSTGMETVFKSMPQMRGIDFGYPWPEILKLASMLVGTPRNLSVHPGGVVITPKRIDGYVPLEMARKGVPVIQWEKEGAEEGGLVKIDLLGNRSLGVIRDAIAEIRRNGRHFDESRWEPEDDPETQKSVSKGDTMGCFYIESPATRLLQKKAGTGDFEHMVIHSSIIRPAANEFLREYLRRLHGGEWEPIHPLLENVLDETYGIMVYQEDVSKVAVSLAGFSHSAADLLRKIMSKKDKGGKLEQLKEKFASGAAKNGVTQKQIDEIWRMILSFDGYSFCKPHSASYARVSFQSAYLKSHFPAEFMAAVISNRGGFYSEFAYVSEAKRMGCVVLPPDINESDIKWKGNAKRMRVGLQSVSNLSTATMERTVFARPADGYRSFSDFLSLVIPAEDEARSLIYSRAFESLEKGRSQAELLWQLALWRKRREEGGASGIFDGDASVRELKLPPETEIEKVRREYSSLGFLCGCHPIVLYEKTVAEAKPVKVKDIEKHIGKRVGLAGWLITGKTVQTKKGEAMKFITFEDETGILETVFFPKVYDKYIGILESHKPYFVRGKVEVEFGAVTLNVESLRAL
- the pssA gene encoding CDP-diacylglycerol--serine O-phosphatidyltransferase encodes the protein MDELQETDSPKLGNRLKKGVYLLPSLITTMGFFSGFYALIAVFNENYYYAAWAIIFAGLCDFLDGKVARMTNTTSEFGMQYDSMSDLMAFGIAPAFLAYSWVLQPYGRVGWMAAFLYAICGALRLARFNTHASTGTLDDKFLGLPIPAAAGFIATLVILTKDFLVIEKVHPMIIVATVYMLAFLMVSNIRYISFKKLGFSKRRPFRFLVSTILFIYVIATIPELMLFVMAVIYVSSGPVDWIYRRWFKKNYEEEEPISHI
- a CDS encoding response regulator — translated: MVTMVVKDNQTLVKFDTLRTLTFMDGFLVKKAFDDILNASNKGEIIIDLENIEFIDSFGVGVIIISYKKLSMANRALSFMNVNMNVGDYFHRLSLHRLFRINGKSNNSVGARDGMKFNETMKPVCKFHDAYFIGYGIVEEFRQLAEAKGITLLNDIPKNTRIYGDRMLMCQVISNIVSNAIKFCSKNDVISLYSPEDRPSTISVADTGRGIEREKLEKLFEYGSRKNTFGTAGEAGAGVGLPLCMEIVKAHGGNLIAESVEGKGSTFHIELPQRIPKVLLIDDDYDMRFVHGVSLMCSGVEVMEARDGNEAIEILENATPDLIITDLRMPGMDGMKLISILRKNSTLKQIPIIVVTAQKDVETRAIAMQSGADDFIIKPIIAEDFSSRIKKYIG
- a CDS encoding phosphatidylserine decarboxylase family protein produces the protein MKIASDAWMFVIPLLLGGGIVYATGYRGASLVFIALALFVMFFFRDPEREIPQDANGIVSPADGTIVRIDHDWLDDSTGEKKTRVSIFLSIFNVHINRYPIAGKVIKKEFINGKFLAAFNHMASEENSRTVVVIDTPYGKVTIKQIVGLIARRIVCSTNVGDTVAKGERFGLMRFGSRMDVIFPSTAEVKVKLKDKVQGGISTIAILAK
- a CDS encoding 2-dehydropantoate 2-reductase, with product MTSANNIENLCIYGVGGVGGYFGGKILSSALKNQNGFPKTYFIARGEHLNAIRRSGLSLVTPSATFTGKPTVATDDVESIPCPDLILLCVKSYGLDEAMNALKKKVKENTVIIPLLNGVDIYERIRTHINVGILFPACVFVGTHIDSPGIIRQNGGNGRILFGRDPQHPEFIPESSIDFFKKAEIDFSWMDDPYPAIWGKFIFIAAFGLVTARSGCTLGELMKDDAQVRSVLEVMGEIKVIAQAKGILLPENIIGESLAKANNFPPETKTSYQRDIESGGGKNEGDLFGGTIIRLGEELSVPTPVTKTIYSDIHRRFP